A part of Amycolatopsis lurida genomic DNA contains:
- a CDS encoding ABC transporter ATP-binding protein, producing the protein MTLQLKAVAKDYAVRGETTRALDGIDLDVARGDFVCVVGASGSGKSTLLSLIAGLTEPTEGLITLDGDAVTGPGPERGLVFQHGALYPWRTVEANVAFGLELLSIDKAERARRIDWYLDETGLGHLRKSLPKQLSGGQKQRVAIARALVCEPDVLLLDEPFGALDVQTKEDMQVLIRRIWTDTHTTVLMVTHDVEEAVFLGRRVVVLASDPGRVAADIVVDLPAERDLAVKRAPEFVALRASIEDLVREQHRGHLGRSRGER; encoded by the coding sequence ATGACGCTTCAGCTGAAGGCCGTCGCCAAGGACTACGCGGTCCGCGGCGAGACCACCCGGGCGCTCGACGGCATCGACCTCGACGTGGCGCGCGGCGACTTCGTCTGCGTCGTCGGCGCGAGCGGGTCCGGCAAATCGACCCTGCTGTCGCTGATCGCGGGGCTGACCGAGCCGACCGAAGGCCTGATCACCCTCGACGGTGACGCCGTCACCGGACCGGGCCCGGAACGCGGGCTGGTGTTCCAGCACGGCGCGCTGTACCCGTGGCGCACGGTGGAGGCCAATGTCGCGTTCGGACTCGAACTGCTGAGCATCGACAAGGCCGAGCGGGCGCGCCGCATCGACTGGTATCTCGACGAGACCGGCCTCGGTCACCTGCGGAAATCGTTGCCCAAACAGCTTTCCGGCGGGCAGAAGCAGCGGGTCGCGATCGCGCGGGCGCTGGTGTGCGAGCCCGACGTGCTGCTGCTGGACGAACCTTTCGGCGCGTTGGACGTCCAGACCAAAGAGGACATGCAGGTCCTGATCCGCCGGATCTGGACCGACACGCACACCACCGTGCTGATGGTGACCCACGACGTCGAGGAGGCCGTGTTCCTCGGCCGTCGCGTCGTGGTGCTGGCCTCGGATCCGGGCCGGGTGGCCGCCGACATCGTGGTCGACCTGCCCGCCGAACGCGACCTCGCGGTCAAACGCGCGCCGGAATTCGTCGCGCTGCGCGCGTCCATCGAAGACCTCGTCCGGGAGCAGCACCGCGGACACCTCGGGCGGAGCCGGGGAGAAAGGTGA
- a CDS encoding ABC transporter permease, translating into MSATDASGRAAQRTDAADEAEARRLEDEQRLAEAQEERRGARPDWSPLPRRSGLKPNASPLLSLRTPIPARWRWTLAAASFVIPLLIWVTLNALGTIKPMFLPTPVAVFDALLKMIESGELFSDLWATTQRVLLGFGLAILVSVPLGIVMGTFDAGLALFEPVIAMLRYLPASAFIPLLMIWLGLGEPSKVAVLFLGTVFFNTLMIADAVRGVPRSLLDVSYTLGARRGEVLRKVIVPHALPGMIDATRVNAAAAWNFVVVAELINATAGLGLRIMRAQRFTQTDRIFALLIVIGLLGLVIDIALRLLRARVGKWAA; encoded by the coding sequence GTGAGCGCCACGGACGCGTCGGGGCGGGCCGCTCAGCGGACGGACGCCGCCGACGAGGCCGAAGCGCGCCGCCTCGAAGACGAACAGCGGCTCGCCGAGGCGCAGGAGGAGCGGCGCGGCGCGCGACCGGACTGGTCGCCGCTGCCCCGCCGGTCGGGCCTCAAGCCGAACGCCTCTCCGTTGCTTTCGCTCCGGACGCCGATCCCCGCGCGCTGGCGGTGGACACTGGCGGCGGCCTCGTTCGTGATCCCGCTGCTGATCTGGGTGACGCTGAACGCGCTGGGCACGATCAAACCGATGTTCCTCCCGACGCCGGTCGCGGTGTTCGACGCGCTGCTGAAGATGATCGAGTCGGGCGAACTGTTCAGTGACCTCTGGGCCACCACGCAGCGCGTACTGCTCGGCTTCGGGCTCGCGATCCTCGTCTCGGTACCGCTCGGCATCGTGATGGGGACGTTCGACGCGGGGCTGGCGCTGTTCGAGCCGGTCATCGCGATGCTGCGCTATCTGCCGGCGAGCGCGTTCATCCCGCTGCTGATGATCTGGCTCGGCCTCGGCGAACCGTCGAAGGTCGCGGTCCTGTTCCTCGGCACGGTCTTCTTCAACACGCTGATGATCGCCGACGCGGTCCGCGGGGTGCCGCGTTCCCTGCTCGACGTGTCGTACACGCTCGGCGCGCGGCGGGGCGAGGTCCTCCGGAAGGTGATCGTCCCGCACGCGCTGCCCGGCATGATCGACGCGACCCGCGTCAACGCCGCGGCCGCGTGGAACTTCGTGGTGGTCGCCGAGCTGATCAACGCCACCGCCGGCCTCGGCCTGCGGATCATGCGGGCGCAGCGGTTCACCCAGACCGATCGGATCTTCGCGCTGCTGATCGTGATCGGCCTGCTCGGCCTGGTCATCGACATCGCCTTGCGGCTCCTGCGGGCCCGGGTCGGGAAGTGGGCGGCATGA
- a CDS encoding ABC transporter substrate-binding protein: MISRSRRLMTALLCALSLAGVTALSACSDSTAASGTKVTIGYSAWPGWFPWAVAQEKGLFEKNGVNVDLKWFDSYTESINALSSGAIDANSQTLNDTLASASGGAKLSVVLVNDNSTGNDKVIARQGITSVADLKGKKVAVEQGTVDHYLLLLALQEAKLTEKDIELVPLLTDAAAAAFVGEQVDAVAAFAPFTTKALERPGSRAIATSAEFPGAIPDHLVVSEQMSKERKKEVQALVNTWFETIEWIKQNRDEAVRIMAKRGAVSIDEYKTYDAGTTIFTKQQNLDAFTPGVTPAHLNFQAGKIADFIVSNGLAQSRPNFDGLFDDQYVKAVK; the protein is encoded by the coding sequence GTGATTTCCCGTTCCCGCCGTCTCATGACGGCGTTGTTGTGCGCCCTTTCGCTGGCAGGCGTGACCGCCCTTTCGGCTTGTTCCGACAGCACAGCCGCCTCCGGCACCAAGGTCACCATCGGTTACAGCGCCTGGCCGGGCTGGTTCCCGTGGGCGGTGGCCCAGGAGAAGGGCCTCTTCGAGAAGAACGGCGTGAACGTCGACCTGAAGTGGTTCGACAGCTACACCGAGAGCATCAACGCCCTCTCCTCCGGCGCGATCGACGCGAACAGCCAGACCCTGAACGACACGCTCGCGTCGGCCAGCGGTGGCGCGAAGCTGTCGGTCGTGCTGGTCAACGACAACTCGACCGGCAACGACAAGGTCATCGCCCGCCAGGGGATCACCAGCGTCGCCGACCTCAAGGGCAAGAAGGTCGCCGTCGAGCAGGGCACCGTCGACCACTACCTGCTGCTGCTCGCGCTGCAGGAGGCGAAGCTGACCGAGAAGGACATCGAGCTGGTTCCGCTGCTGACCGACGCCGCCGCGGCCGCGTTCGTCGGCGAGCAGGTCGACGCCGTCGCCGCCTTCGCGCCCTTCACCACGAAGGCGCTCGAGCGCCCCGGCAGCCGCGCGATCGCGACGTCCGCCGAGTTCCCCGGCGCCATCCCCGACCACCTGGTCGTCTCCGAGCAGATGTCGAAGGAGCGCAAGAAGGAGGTCCAGGCGCTGGTGAACACCTGGTTCGAGACCATCGAGTGGATCAAGCAGAACCGGGACGAGGCCGTGCGGATCATGGCCAAACGCGGCGCGGTGTCGATCGACGAGTACAAGACCTACGACGCGGGCACCACGATCTTCACCAAGCAGCAGAACCTCGACGCGTTCACCCCTGGCGTCACCCCCGCCCACCTGAACTTCCAGGCGGGCAAGATCGCCGACTTCATCGTCTCCAACGGCCTCGCCCAGAGCAGGCCGAACTTCGACGGGCTGTTCGACGACCAGTACGTGAAGGCGGTGAAGTGA
- the pdxH gene encoding pyridoxamine 5'-phosphate oxidase — translation MMPEIKEGADDAVVRLPGMRVAYEGAAFDESALAETWTAQLQDWLNQAVSAGIPEPNAMVLATADPEGRPSSRTVLCKGLDERGVVFYTNYTSTKSHDLTATRYASITFPWYALQRQVHVRGEVEKVNVAETAEYWASRPRGSQLGAWASPQSRVVDGRRALENALHGIERRFADVENIPFPPHWGGWRIRPDVVEFWQGREDRMHDRLRYVRTDDGWQIERVAP, via the coding sequence ATGATGCCGGAGATCAAAGAGGGCGCTGACGACGCCGTCGTTCGCCTGCCCGGGATGAGGGTGGCCTACGAAGGGGCGGCCTTCGACGAGTCCGCGCTGGCGGAGACCTGGACCGCCCAGCTGCAGGACTGGCTGAACCAGGCCGTCTCCGCCGGGATCCCCGAACCGAACGCGATGGTGCTCGCCACCGCCGACCCGGAGGGCAGGCCGTCCTCCCGGACCGTGCTGTGCAAGGGCCTCGACGAGCGCGGTGTCGTCTTCTACACGAACTACACCTCGACCAAGAGTCACGACCTCACCGCGACGCGCTACGCGTCGATCACCTTCCCGTGGTACGCCCTGCAGCGTCAGGTCCACGTGCGCGGCGAGGTGGAGAAGGTCAACGTCGCCGAGACCGCCGAGTACTGGGCGTCCCGCCCGCGGGGTTCGCAGCTCGGGGCTTGGGCGTCGCCGCAGTCCCGCGTCGTCGACGGCCGCCGTGCCCTCGAGAACGCGCTCCACGGGATCGAGCGCCGGTTCGCCGACGTCGAGAACATCCCGTTCCCGCCGCACTGGGGCGGGTGGCGCATCCGGCCCGACGTCGTCGAGTTCTGGCAGGGCCGCGAGGACCGCATGCACGACCGGCTCCGCTACGTCCGCACCGACGACGGCTGGCAGATCGAGCGCGTCGCGCCCTGA
- a CDS encoding MFS transporter, with amino-acid sequence MSDDVGVDQRKGVRKLFGSIVVDTRPLKIPAFRRLWLSTAVTAVGSQLTAVAVPKQVFDLTGSSAYVGLTGLVALVPLLVFGLWGGAIADAVDRRKLLLVTNVGVTVTSAVLWLQAFLNIGSVWLVLGLLAVNQAFFAINMPTRGAVVARLVPDNLIAPATALSSTMSTFGAVFGPLLAGSLIPILGLSTLYLIDVIALTLTLIAVYKLPPIPPLGEIARRAGLRDIIDGFKYLATQKILLASFLVDIIAMVAGMPRALIPEMAERTFGDPPGGGPALGWLYAALPAGAMLIGLFSGWLTRIRKQGVGVIVSICVWGAAVAGFGLANSLWLAVFFMALAGAADMVSAIYRMSILQLATTDEMRGRLQGVFTVVVAGGPRIADLTHGWAAAGVGTAAAASGGGVLVIVLVIGAALLIPSFWRYRAPVD; translated from the coding sequence GTGAGTGACGACGTGGGGGTTGACCAGCGCAAAGGTGTCCGCAAGCTGTTCGGCTCGATCGTCGTCGACACCCGGCCGCTCAAGATCCCCGCGTTCCGCCGTCTGTGGCTGTCCACCGCGGTCACCGCCGTCGGCAGCCAGCTCACCGCCGTCGCGGTCCCCAAACAGGTCTTCGACCTCACCGGCTCGTCGGCCTACGTCGGCCTGACCGGTCTGGTCGCGCTCGTCCCGCTGCTCGTCTTCGGTCTCTGGGGCGGAGCGATCGCGGACGCCGTCGACCGCCGCAAACTCCTGCTCGTCACCAACGTCGGGGTCACCGTCACCTCGGCGGTCCTGTGGCTCCAGGCGTTCCTGAACATCGGCTCGGTCTGGCTGGTCCTGGGCCTGCTCGCGGTCAATCAGGCGTTCTTCGCGATCAACATGCCGACCCGCGGCGCCGTCGTCGCCCGGCTGGTCCCCGACAACCTGATCGCGCCCGCGACCGCGCTGAGCAGCACGATGTCCACCTTCGGCGCGGTCTTCGGCCCGCTGCTCGCCGGTTCGCTGATCCCGATCCTCGGCCTCTCGACGCTCTATCTGATCGACGTCATCGCACTGACCTTGACCCTCATCGCGGTCTACAAACTCCCTCCGATCCCGCCGCTCGGCGAGATCGCGCGGCGGGCCGGCCTCCGCGACATCATCGACGGCTTCAAATACCTGGCGACACAGAAGATCCTGCTGGCCTCGTTCCTCGTCGACATCATCGCGATGGTCGCGGGCATGCCGCGCGCGCTGATCCCGGAGATGGCGGAGCGCACCTTCGGCGACCCGCCCGGCGGCGGCCCGGCGCTGGGCTGGCTGTACGCCGCGCTCCCCGCGGGCGCGATGCTGATCGGTCTCTTCTCCGGCTGGTTGACCAGGATCCGCAAACAGGGTGTCGGCGTGATCGTCTCGATCTGTGTCTGGGGTGCCGCCGTCGCCGGTTTCGGGCTCGCGAACTCGCTGTGGCTCGCGGTGTTCTTCATGGCGCTCGCCGGCGCCGCCGACATGGTCAGCGCGATCTACCGCATGTCGATCCTCCAGCTCGCCACCACCGACGAGATGCGCGGACGGCTGCAGGGCGTGTTCACCGTCGTCGTCGCGGGCGGCCCGCGGATCGCCGACCTCACCCACGGCTGGGCCGCCGCCGGTGTCGGCACGGCCGCCGCGGCCTCCGGTGGCGGAGTGCTGGTCATCGTGCTGGTCATCGGCGCGGCGCTGCTCATCCCGTCGTTCTGGCGGTACCGGGCCCCGGTGGACTGA
- a CDS encoding DUF3558 family protein: protein MRISRAIILFAAVIATLSACSSGDEKTDNAAKPSSQAPAPSAAPSSSAAPSGGAAAKEPCALLPAEAVGKAVSIQGVTSAPGPVQDNAANGGKAKSCVYSAAGKQIGALAVTRFEGNKIKPAEMVAALKKAKQNAKDVAGVGDGAIYYTDENKTATLASAELVDNVPVLVNYTGPLKMTQDMMLPLVKTAVDAN from the coding sequence ATGCGTATTTCACGGGCGATCATCCTGTTCGCCGCTGTCATCGCGACCCTTTCCGCCTGTTCGTCCGGGGACGAGAAGACGGACAACGCGGCCAAGCCGTCGAGCCAGGCTCCCGCTCCTTCCGCCGCGCCGAGTTCCTCGGCCGCTCCCTCCGGTGGCGCCGCCGCGAAGGAGCCCTGCGCGCTGCTGCCCGCCGAGGCCGTGGGCAAGGCGGTCTCGATCCAGGGCGTGACGTCGGCGCCGGGTCCGGTGCAGGACAACGCCGCCAACGGCGGCAAGGCCAAGAGCTGCGTCTACTCGGCCGCCGGCAAGCAGATCGGCGCGCTCGCGGTGACCCGCTTCGAAGGCAACAAGATCAAGCCCGCCGAGATGGTCGCCGCGCTGAAGAAGGCCAAGCAGAACGCGAAGGACGTCGCCGGTGTCGGCGACGGTGCCATCTACTACACCGACGAGAACAAGACCGCGACGCTCGCGTCGGCCGAACTCGTGGACAACGTCCCGGTGCTGGTCAACTACACCGGACCGCTGAAGATGACGCAGGACATGATGCTTCCGCTGGTGAAGACCGCGGTCGACGCCAACTGA
- a CDS encoding APC family permease — protein MADTTTTEQAGPAGQPSLKRVMGSKLLLFFVVGDIIGTGVYALTGQVAGRVGGALWLPFLIAFVVAIMTAFSYLELVGKYPQAAGAALYTHKAFKLRFLTFMVAFAVMCSGITSASSAAKAFGDTYLKEFITAPMPLVAILFVIGLALINFRGVSESVKTNVVLTCIEIGGLLIIIGVGVWAVLNGSGDASRLVEFDTENQTMLVAITSATSLAFFAMVGFEDSVNMAEECKDPIRIFPKAMLWGMVIAATIYILVSVTSSLLVPADELEAAKSSALLKVLDVGAPGFPREIFSAIGLFAVINSALINMLMASRLLYGMANQRIIPKQLGTVHPFRRSPWVAIVFTSVIAIGLVSFVDISVLGGTTALLLLAVFAIVNVAVLVLRKEKAAHQHFRAPTIIPVLAAIFCLYLVTPLSGRPARDYKVAAILLGVGIVLWGINWLVMRATHKEEDRQPLEPPVG, from the coding sequence ATGGCGGACACGACGACAACAGAACAGGCCGGCCCGGCCGGCCAACCGAGCCTCAAGCGGGTGATGGGTTCCAAACTCCTGCTGTTCTTCGTGGTGGGGGACATCATCGGGACGGGCGTCTACGCGCTCACCGGACAGGTCGCCGGCCGGGTGGGCGGCGCGCTTTGGCTTCCTTTCCTTATCGCGTTCGTGGTCGCGATCATGACCGCGTTCAGCTACCTGGAACTGGTCGGCAAGTACCCGCAGGCGGCAGGGGCCGCGCTCTACACGCACAAGGCGTTCAAACTCCGCTTCCTCACCTTCATGGTGGCGTTCGCGGTGATGTGCTCGGGGATCACGTCGGCCTCGTCGGCGGCGAAGGCCTTCGGTGACACCTACCTCAAGGAATTCATCACCGCGCCGATGCCGCTGGTGGCGATTCTCTTCGTGATCGGGCTCGCGCTGATCAACTTCCGCGGGGTCTCCGAATCGGTGAAGACCAACGTGGTGCTGACCTGCATCGAGATCGGCGGTCTGCTGATCATCATCGGGGTCGGCGTGTGGGCGGTGCTGAACGGCAGCGGGGACGCGTCGCGGCTGGTCGAGTTCGACACCGAGAACCAGACGATGCTGGTGGCGATCACCTCGGCGACGTCGCTGGCGTTCTTCGCGATGGTCGGTTTCGAGGACTCGGTGAACATGGCCGAGGAGTGCAAGGACCCGATCCGGATCTTCCCGAAGGCGATGCTGTGGGGCATGGTCATCGCCGCGACCATCTACATCCTGGTCTCCGTGACCTCTTCGCTGCTGGTTCCCGCCGACGAACTGGAGGCGGCCAAGAGCAGCGCGCTGCTGAAGGTGCTCGACGTCGGGGCCCCCGGGTTCCCGCGCGAGATCTTCTCCGCGATCGGTCTCTTCGCGGTCATCAACTCGGCGCTGATCAACATGCTGATGGCCAGCCGCCTGCTTTACGGGATGGCGAACCAGCGGATCATCCCGAAGCAGCTGGGCACCGTGCACCCGTTCCGCCGCAGCCCGTGGGTGGCGATCGTGTTCACCAGTGTCATCGCCATCGGCCTCGTGTCCTTTGTGGACATCAGTGTGCTCGGCGGCACGACGGCGTTGCTCCTGCTGGCGGTGTTCGCCATCGTCAACGTCGCCGTCCTGGTACTGCGCAAGGAGAAGGCGGCGCACCAGCATTTCCGCGCGCCGACGATCATCCCGGTGCTGGCCGCGATCTTCTGTCTCTACCTGGTGACGCCGCTGTCCGGGCGGCCCGCGCGCGACTACAAGGTCGCCGCGATCCTGCTCGGCGTCGGCATCGTGCTGTGGGGGATCAACTGGCTCGTCATGCGGGCCACGCACAAGGAAGAGGACCGGCAGCCCCTCGAGCCGCCGGTCGGCTGA
- a CDS encoding MBL fold metallo-hydrolase → MKVHHLNCGTMRAPGGKLLDGQPGLLRRSELVAHCLLIETGDGLVLVDTGFGRKGVENPGAWLGTPFTIMVGAKPVETETAAHHVEALGHKLEDVRHIICTHLDVDHAGGLADFPNAVVHVRTAEHDAATSPANQSEKLRFRANQFAHRPLWSMYDEAGDDWFGFQAVRELKGLPPEILLVPLAGHTKGHTGVAVDTGDGWLLHAGDAYFFHGQMDPVKPHCPPGMTAFQNMVQTLRKPRLENVERLRELSREHADEVTVFSAHSPVEYQSLSRG, encoded by the coding sequence ATGAAGGTGCACCACCTGAACTGCGGCACGATGCGCGCACCGGGCGGCAAGCTGCTCGACGGCCAGCCCGGCCTGCTGCGCCGCTCGGAACTGGTGGCGCACTGCCTGCTCATCGAGACCGGCGACGGACTCGTACTGGTGGACACCGGTTTCGGCCGCAAGGGCGTCGAGAATCCCGGTGCGTGGCTCGGCACGCCGTTCACGATCATGGTCGGCGCGAAACCGGTCGAGACGGAGACCGCGGCGCACCACGTCGAAGCGCTCGGCCACAAGCTCGAAGACGTCCGGCACATCATCTGCACGCACCTCGACGTCGATCACGCGGGAGGGCTCGCGGATTTCCCGAACGCCGTCGTCCACGTCCGCACCGCGGAGCACGACGCGGCGACCTCACCGGCCAACCAGAGTGAGAAGCTGCGATTCCGTGCCAACCAGTTCGCCCACCGTCCACTGTGGAGCATGTACGACGAGGCCGGGGACGACTGGTTCGGCTTCCAGGCCGTCCGCGAGCTGAAGGGCCTGCCGCCGGAGATCCTGCTGGTACCGCTCGCGGGGCACACCAAGGGCCACACCGGGGTGGCCGTCGACACCGGCGACGGCTGGCTGTTGCACGCCGGCGACGCGTACTTCTTCCACGGCCAGATGGATCCGGTGAAGCCACACTGCCCGCCGGGGATGACCGCGTTCCAGAACATGGTGCAGACCCTGCGCAAACCGCGGCTGGAGAACGTCGAGCGGCTGCGGGAGCTGAGCCGAGAACACGCCGACGAGGTCACCGTGTTCTCGGCCCACAGCCCGGTGGAGTACCAGTCGCTCAGCCGGGGTTGA
- a CDS encoding MBL fold metallo-hydrolase → MRVHHLNCGTMRPIGGKLIDGRPGLFRRAELICHCLLLETDTGLVLVETGVGTPTVTRPVEWLGAGFVRLVHPDSDDDLSATTQIRKLGFDPADVRDIVLTHLDLDHAGGLVDFPRARVHVHDRELQALEKPIDRKEASRYRKVQFSHGPLWRSYRADGEPWFGFDAVRELEGVPDVLIIPLAGHTRGHAGVAVDTGDGWLLNAGDAVFHGGELERKPHIPPALGFFESYMQTEKTARLDNQRRLRELVSNNGDEVTVFAAHDATAFERLSQRSRL, encoded by the coding sequence ATGCGTGTCCATCACCTGAACTGCGGAACCATGCGGCCGATCGGCGGCAAACTCATCGACGGCAGGCCCGGCCTGTTCCGTCGCGCCGAACTGATCTGCCACTGTCTTCTGCTGGAGACCGACACCGGGCTCGTGCTCGTCGAGACCGGCGTCGGAACGCCGACCGTCACCCGTCCGGTCGAATGGCTCGGCGCCGGTTTCGTCCGGCTGGTCCATCCCGACAGCGACGACGACCTCAGCGCCACCACCCAGATCCGCAAACTCGGCTTCGACCCGGCCGACGTGCGCGACATCGTGCTCACCCACCTCGACCTCGACCACGCGGGCGGGCTCGTCGACTTCCCGCGGGCCCGGGTCCACGTCCACGATCGCGAGCTCCAGGCACTGGAGAAGCCGATCGACCGCAAGGAGGCGAGCCGCTATCGGAAGGTCCAGTTCAGCCACGGTCCATTGTGGAGGTCGTACCGCGCCGACGGCGAGCCGTGGTTCGGTTTCGACGCCGTCCGCGAACTCGAAGGTGTCCCGGACGTCCTGATCATCCCTCTCGCCGGGCACACCCGCGGGCACGCCGGCGTCGCGGTCGACACGGGTGACGGCTGGCTCCTCAACGCCGGTGACGCCGTCTTCCACGGCGGCGAACTGGAGCGAAAGCCGCACATCCCTCCGGCCTTGGGCTTCTTCGAGTCGTACATGCAGACGGAGAAGACCGCACGACTGGACAACCAGCGCCGGCTGCGCGAACTTGTCAGTAACAACGGTGACGAAGTGACGGTCTTCGCCGCGCACGACGCCACCGCATTCGAACGGCTCAGCCAGAGGAGCAGGCTATGA
- a CDS encoding TetR/AcrR family transcriptional regulator, with translation MVRRTDTRQRMLDSAAELFHQQGYHATGLNQLVAAVGAPKGSLYFHFPGGKEQLAAEAIRQSADRLCAQLRTIAANAPDVVTGIENVVEALATSLEKSDFQRGCPLATVALDASGDSEAIRQACADGYKSWHTVIADALGTDKADHLATVVLAAIEGGLLLAKTLHDTAPLRAIAPHLRATLERELP, from the coding sequence ATGGTCCGCCGCACCGACACCCGGCAGCGCATGCTCGACTCCGCCGCCGAGCTCTTCCACCAGCAGGGTTACCACGCCACCGGTCTCAACCAGCTCGTCGCCGCCGTCGGCGCGCCCAAGGGATCGCTCTACTTCCACTTCCCCGGCGGCAAGGAACAGCTGGCCGCCGAGGCCATCCGCCAATCGGCCGACCGGCTCTGCGCTCAGTTGCGCACGATCGCCGCGAACGCACCCGACGTCGTCACCGGGATCGAGAACGTAGTCGAGGCGCTGGCGACCTCGCTGGAGAAGTCGGATTTCCAGCGCGGTTGCCCGCTCGCGACGGTCGCGCTCGACGCGTCGGGTGACAGCGAGGCGATCCGTCAGGCCTGCGCCGACGGCTACAAGTCCTGGCACACCGTCATCGCCGACGCGCTCGGCACCGACAAGGCGGACCACCTGGCCACCGTCGTGCTCGCCGCCATCGAGGGCGGTTTGCTGCTGGCCAAGACATTGCACGACACCGCGCCGCTGCGCGCGATCGCCCCTCACCTCCGTGCCACCCTCGAACGGGAGCTGCCCTGA
- a CDS encoding helix-turn-helix domain-containing protein yields the protein MVDSAQLLPVAQAARALEISRERVRELVHGGGLDAIRIGRELLVDARSVEHRKSVVKPAAGRPLSARMAWGLLWSLSGYEPSWISPSERVRLKRYAREYVPAQWPRLLSGRARVHRVRMLAGPLARLRDDPQAVVSGPVAAGRHGADLMAGSADEEFYVDAARFDELARSRRLRLNSPEPNAVIRVPALPGVLRPPGAGGLAIPAAVAADLLDAGDERSVLAAQQLLIRLGEVHKLGG from the coding sequence ATGGTCGATTCGGCCCAGTTGCTCCCGGTCGCGCAGGCAGCGCGAGCTCTGGAGATCTCGCGAGAGCGCGTCCGCGAACTCGTGCACGGTGGCGGTCTTGACGCGATCCGGATAGGCCGTGAACTGCTGGTCGACGCCCGGTCGGTCGAGCATCGGAAAAGCGTGGTGAAGCCCGCTGCCGGCCGGCCGCTCTCCGCGCGGATGGCCTGGGGCCTCCTGTGGTCGTTAAGCGGCTACGAGCCGTCGTGGATCTCGCCGTCGGAACGGGTCCGGCTCAAGCGCTACGCGCGGGAGTACGTGCCCGCTCAATGGCCTCGCCTGCTCTCCGGTCGCGCGCGCGTGCACCGCGTACGAATGCTGGCCGGACCGCTCGCTCGTCTACGGGACGATCCGCAGGCCGTCGTCAGCGGTCCTGTCGCCGCGGGGCGTCACGGCGCCGACCTGATGGCGGGCAGCGCCGATGAAGAGTTCTACGTGGACGCCGCCCGGTTCGACGAACTCGCGCGGTCACGGCGGCTGCGCCTGAACAGCCCGGAACCCAACGCGGTGATTCGCGTTCCTGCCTTGCCCGGTGTCCTGCGTCCGCCGGGAGCAGGCGGCCTTGCGATCCCGGCGGCTGTCGCGGCGGACCTGCTCGACGCCGGAGATGAGCGTTCTGTCCTTGCGGCGCAACAACTTCTCATTCGTTTGGGCGAGGTGCATAAGCTCGGCGGATGA
- a CDS encoding nucleotidyltransferase family protein encodes MIDSAPRAGLGTLALPPLQGESDRVVWPAMFDLADRLPAPWVMIGGQMVILHGLLADRSIPRVTKDIDLLFDVRFTLDAFPRAHAVLKKLGYEVDGVSADGKAHRYLHPGTGMVVDILAPDKLGARAAPRLRTPAGKIVSIPGGKTALDDARPLTATYGGKAATLYLPGLAAALVVISRSWPRSWTIRTRSSLGSRRSRLGSDVWSTALTILGIQVGSASARLTPKTASTRGRSCANLRNPRHRSRTLTRRTVAAARV; translated from the coding sequence ATGATCGATTCCGCGCCGCGGGCAGGTCTGGGAACACTGGCTCTGCCGCCGTTGCAGGGCGAGAGTGACCGAGTCGTCTGGCCCGCGATGTTCGACCTCGCCGACAGGTTGCCCGCGCCCTGGGTCATGATCGGCGGGCAGATGGTCATCTTGCACGGGCTGCTGGCCGATCGCTCGATCCCTCGCGTGACGAAGGACATCGATCTGCTCTTCGACGTTCGGTTCACACTTGACGCGTTCCCACGCGCCCATGCGGTGCTCAAGAAGCTGGGCTACGAAGTCGACGGTGTCAGCGCGGACGGTAAGGCCCATCGTTACCTTCACCCGGGAACCGGCATGGTGGTCGACATCCTCGCGCCGGACAAACTCGGTGCCCGTGCCGCCCCGAGGCTCCGGACACCGGCCGGAAAGATCGTGTCGATCCCAGGTGGCAAGACCGCGCTCGACGATGCGCGGCCACTCACGGCGACCTATGGAGGGAAGGCGGCGACCTTATATTTGCCGGGATTGGCCGCCGCTTTGGTGGTCATATCGCGTTCTTGGCCTCGCTCGTGGACGATCCGGACGCGCTCTTCCCTGGGGAGCCGCCGATCACGCCTCGGTTCGGATGTCTGGTCGACTGCCTTGACGATCCTCGGCATCCAAGTTGGCTCAGCCTCGGCTCGCCTCACGCCGAAGACGGCTTCAACGCGTGGGAGATCATGCGCGAACCTGCGAAACCCTAGACACCGATCGCGGACGCTGACCCGCCGAACTGTTGCCGCAGCTCGCGTTTGA